A window of the Natronorubrum daqingense genome harbors these coding sequences:
- a CDS encoding S8 family peptidase, with amino-acid sequence MFRREFIKAGAGATALIATPAFVPVPALGSHDTLTEFALSDPEIDPYGADHNPSFVGSYDDADDREAFEAWLEDDTDTGRIVREYDHLDQTAFTLSWSEAGVSQLWGGLEHRSGGLDDLTYLEFADANAILDHPEPIEPDDLVSESAFSLETGWLERQLLALELGQLDAEPDIDGLAFDDDAPESTLREARRLVGAGDGVLEDTNRGDGVTVIVIDTGIEDRSIYEDENGDRRIQPESTDFTSAGDPTVDENGIDTVSDADGHGDWVSACILADNDDDRYSGFAPEADLVTAKALDEDGGAVADIVAGVDLAIDVDADVICMSLGSPQWSEALADALEDAWDAGAFTVVASGNDRVGTTFTAHPASAEHGLPVNATNVPESGDRDDTQIANFGNVGPHPGTQDFSSGASEGAGPELAAPGMQIEIDPVGTLTGTSMAAPMVAGAAAVLAGEGHDNEAIHDRLLESAYPVEHFGVTESEYGLLDLEAALEGREHDDDQADVRSDSARTRDDFNEALSVSRGRLILRLF; translated from the coding sequence ATGTTTAGGAGAGAATTCATCAAAGCAGGCGCAGGAGCAACCGCACTCATCGCAACACCGGCGTTCGTCCCGGTACCGGCGCTCGGCAGCCACGACACCCTCACCGAGTTCGCACTCTCGGACCCCGAAATCGATCCGTACGGCGCGGATCACAACCCATCGTTCGTCGGCAGCTACGACGACGCTGACGACCGCGAAGCGTTCGAGGCGTGGCTCGAGGATGATACCGATACCGGACGCATCGTCCGCGAGTACGACCATCTCGACCAGACCGCGTTCACGCTGTCGTGGTCCGAAGCTGGCGTCTCACAACTGTGGGGTGGCCTCGAGCATCGATCGGGCGGCCTTGACGACCTGACCTACCTCGAGTTTGCAGACGCGAACGCCATCCTCGACCATCCAGAGCCGATCGAACCCGACGACCTCGTGAGCGAGTCGGCGTTCTCGCTCGAGACGGGCTGGCTCGAGCGCCAACTGCTCGCACTCGAGCTGGGCCAACTCGACGCCGAACCCGATATCGACGGCCTCGCCTTCGATGACGACGCACCCGAATCAACGCTCAGAGAGGCACGCCGACTCGTCGGCGCGGGCGATGGCGTCCTCGAAGACACCAACCGCGGTGACGGCGTCACGGTCATCGTGATCGATACCGGTATCGAAGACCGCTCGATCTACGAAGACGAAAACGGCGATCGACGCATCCAACCGGAATCGACGGACTTCACGAGCGCGGGCGACCCGACGGTCGACGAGAACGGTATCGACACGGTCTCGGATGCCGACGGTCACGGCGATTGGGTCTCGGCGTGCATCCTCGCGGATAACGACGATGACCGATACTCTGGATTCGCGCCCGAAGCCGACCTCGTGACGGCGAAAGCACTCGACGAAGATGGTGGCGCGGTCGCGGATATCGTCGCGGGCGTCGACCTCGCTATCGACGTCGACGCAGACGTGATCTGCATGAGCCTCGGCAGCCCGCAATGGTCCGAAGCACTCGCAGACGCGCTCGAGGACGCGTGGGATGCTGGCGCGTTCACGGTCGTCGCCTCTGGCAACGACCGCGTCGGAACGACGTTTACGGCTCATCCCGCCAGCGCCGAACATGGCCTTCCGGTCAACGCGACGAACGTCCCCGAAAGCGGCGACCGGGACGACACCCAAATCGCGAACTTCGGGAACGTTGGCCCGCATCCGGGTACGCAGGACTTCTCGAGTGGTGCCTCAGAAGGCGCGGGGCCGGAACTCGCAGCGCCGGGGATGCAGATCGAGATCGACCCCGTCGGGACGCTCACCGGAACGAGCATGGCCGCGCCGATGGTCGCCGGCGCGGCGGCGGTCCTCGCAGGCGAGGGGCACGATAACGAGGCCATCCACGACCGGCTACTCGAGTCGGCCTACCCCGTCGAACACTTCGGCGTCACGGAGTCCGAGTACGGCTTGCTCGATCTCGAGGCCGCACTCGAGGGCCGTGAACACGATGACGACCAGGCCGACGTGCGCTCGGACAGTGCGCGCACGCGGGATGACTTCAACGAAGCGCTGTCGGTGAGTCGCGGGCGACTAATTTTGAGGCTGTTCTAA